The genomic stretch CGTCGACGTCCTCACGGGCGAGACCGGCCCGTGCAACAAGGAGTGCGCCGACAAGCGCGAGACGTGCGCGTCCGGGTGCGGGGGCTAGCCTGCCGGGACGATGGCGCCGGGCTCCTTGCAACGCGGCGAGTCGTGGCTACCTTCTTCTGGCGGCGAGGCGAAGCGGAACGCGCTCGCGCGGAGGGAGGGGACGATGAGCCTGGTCGGACAGAAGGCACCCGAATGGACCGCGGTCGCCCACGTGAACGGCGTGCAGAAGACCCTCTGCGGCGCCGACTTCGCGGGGCGATGGTACGTCCTCTATTGGTACCCCATGGACTTCACCTTCGTCTGCCCGACGGAGATCAAGGGCTTCCAGAAGCTGCTCGGCGACTTCGAGGACGAGAAGGTCGCGGTGATAGGCGCCAGCACCGACTCCTTCTACACGCACAAGGCCTGGTTCGCCGACCGCGAGACCTTCCCCCAGGAGATCACGCACCCGATCGTGGCCGACACGAGCCACTCGCTGAGCCGCGCCTTCGGCGTGCTCAAGGAGGATCAGGGCGTCGCCTTCCGCGCCACCGCCGTCGTCGACGGCCAGGGCGTCGTGCGGGCGGTGAGCGTCAACGACCTCTCGGTCGGCCGCAACCCGCAGGAGGTCCTGCGGACCGTGCAGGCGCTCCTGAGCGGCGGCCTGTGCGGCGCCGGCTGGAAGAAGGGCGACAAGTTCGTGGGGTAGGGTTCGCCGCGAGGGGGAGGATGCCATGAGGCGACTGGAGACACCCGCGGGGGAGGCCTGGCGCGAGCTCGTCGAGGCGCCGATCGCCCTGATCGTGCTCGCCAAGTCCACGTGCCCCGTGTGCAGGGCGTGGACCGAGGAGCTGTCCGCTTTCCTCGAGACCGACCGCCGGTGGACGGAGCTGCGCGTGGGCAGGATCTTCCTCTACGAGGAGGATGACCGGTCCGAGGAAGCCGCGGACGACGAGGAGGAGGACGGCACGCCAGACGCCATCGCCCGCGCCCTCACCGCCGCGACCGGGCCGCGCGGCGGCTTCGCGCGCGCGAACAGGGACTGGCTCGGCGAGGTGCAGGACCTGCCGCACAACGTCCTCTACGTGCGCGGCGAGCGGGTCAAGTCCTGGCCCGGCGCCGGCCTCGACCGGCTGATCAACCGCCTCGAAGGGATCGCGGGCTAGAGCTCCACGGCGTAGGCGCCGTCCCGCATGAGCAGCATCGCGCCGCCGTCGGCCATGTGGAGCTCGGCGCGCTCGATCACGACCTTGGGCTGGAACGCCTCGATGTAGACGCGGTCGATGTGCAGCACCTTGTCGGGCGCCGAGAAGCGGCTCGGCCCCACCTGCCCGCCGAAGTGGTCGGAGCGGCCGAACGCGATGTGCAGCCCGAGCTTCTCGTCGAGCAGGAGCTCGCCGATGGGCTGGATCCCGAAGTCGCCGAGCACGCCGAGCCCGAGCTCCGCGAGGTTGCCCAGCGCCGGCTCCTTGCGGAGGTGCTCGGCCTCCGCCCGCGACATGGGGTTGTCCGACACGACCTCGACCGCGACGTTCCCCTCCACGCGGTACACGACGACGTCGTCGCCGAGCTGCACCGGGAGCTCGCCGCGCGAGCCCGACGGATCGCCCGGGAGCTCGCCCTCGTACGGGACGATGTACGCCTCGCCCGACGGCAGGTTGCCGGCGTGCCCCGCGTGCGGGAACAGGCCGCTCGACTCGTGCGCGATGCGGTGCCGCAGGTCCAGGGTCAGCTCGTGCGCCCGTCCCTCGGCGCGGAAGAGGAGGTCGCACCGGGTCGCGTCGTCGAGCATCCGCTTGAAGCGGGAGACCTTCCTCCCGATCACGTCGTAGTCGAGCCGGAGCGACGGGATCATCGCGGCGCTGAAGCCGGGCATCGTCGCGGCGCGGAAGCCGGCCGACGGCGCGGCGAGCTTCAGGGGGGCCGTGGCGGAGAACTCGGTCGGCGCGAGGATGATCTGGTGCGTCTCGAACACCGCGTCGAACGGGACCGCCTCGCCCTCGAGGTCGCGCGCGTGCGCCGGGATGCCGCCGCCCTTGCCGTAGCGCGCCGTCGCGGGGAGGTTCGCGTTGTTGGAGCGCGTGTTCGGGTACAACACGAGCGAGACCCCGTCGAGGGCGAGCTGCGCGCGGCTCTCCTGGAGCAGCGCCGCCCACTCGGCCGCCATCTCGCGCCGGGCGCGCCACGTCTCGTGGTCCTTGACCACGTCGTCCGGCAGATCGACGAGGATCGCGAGCCGCTTGTCCCTGGCCGACGGCATGAAGACGCGGCGGACGAGCGCGACGAGCTCCGCCGCGGTCAGCTTTTCGGTCATCTTGGGTCCTCCCTCTCTCCCTCTCGGGCACCCGGAGTATGCGACGACCGCACGGGGGGATGGAAGACGAAAATGAGCCGAACCCGCTGCCTATCGCGGTACTATCGTGGAGCGGCTCGCTCGTTCACCGCCCCGAAGGAAGTGGAGGAAGAGGATGAAACACGCGACGATTGCACTGTGCCTGACGTTGGCTCTCGGTTGCGGCGACGACGGGTCGAGCGCGAACGGCGAGGGGATCGAGCTCACGGCGAGGCTGGTGGAGGGCGCCCAGACGCCCGGCGAGGAGGCGGCGAAGTCCTGGACCCCGCTCCTGGATCTCGGCGATCCGCTCGTCGGCTACCAGCTGTACTGCGTCACCTTCGCGGATCCTCCGGCCGCGGGCACGGGCACGGCGGACGGGGACGGGCAGGTCGTCATGACCCTGGACGCGGACGGGATCCCGTTCGGGTGCTTCGTCCTCGACACGGCGGGCGACCCCGTGGCCACGCTGATCTTCATGGGCGGAGGCGCGGAAAGCCAGACGATCACGCTCACCGAGGACACGGATTTCGGAGACATCGACGTCGACCTCGCGAACGGCGTGGCGGAGGGGGACGTCGGCTCCGACAGCAGCCTCACCGACAGCAGTGGGCTGACCTGCCCGCTCGGCACGTGGTTCACCGAGGTCGAGCGCGAGGACTGCGAGGGCACGACAGCCCGGGTCTGGATCGCGCAGGAGGCGGCCGGGCAGTACGTGGCGAGCTACACCATCGGACCCATCTGGATGAGCGACGCGGGGGCGTGCGTCGATCGCAGCGAGGCGGGCCTGCCCTTGGCCGAGAGCGGCGACACGCTGACGCTCGAGATCCAGCACGACCCGGTCGGTTGCCCGTCTCGGATGATGACGATCTCCATGACGCCGAACGCGGGCTGCACGGAGGTGGCCGCGCACGGATCGTTCGGCCCCTGCCTCTCGTGCGAGGAGGGCCAGTGCGGTTGCGACGAGGGGACCCTCATCTGTACGCAGGACTTCGTCCTCGCGCGCGACTGACCTCCGCGGCGCAATCGGGGGCAGCCCCCGCTTCGCGATATGCCCAGATTTCTTCCGAAGAAGGGCTCCCCGCTTCGCGATATGCCCAGATTTCTTCCGAAGAAGGGCTCCCCGCCGCGCGATATGCCCAGATAATTTCCAAAGGAGGGCTCCCCACCTCGCGGTATGCTCAAATTTCTTCCGAAGAAGGGCCCCCCACCTCGCGATATGCCCAGGTTTCCTCCGAAGAAGGGCCCCCCGCTTCGCGGTATGCCCAGATTTCTTGCGAAGAAGGGCCCCCCACTTCGCGACATGCCCAGATTTCCTCCGAAGAAGGGCTCCCCGCCTCGCGGCATGACCCCGGCTAAATGACCTTGAGACCTTTTCCGGGCGGCCACGGCGTGCTGGCGGTCAACCCGCTCGTGACGTTCAAAGTGCTCTTCCAGTGCAAGCGTTACAAGGACGGGCGGCAGGTGAACGTGAGCCAGGTCCGTGACTTCAGAGGCGCAATGGCGGGCCGAGCGGACAAGGGCATCATCTTGACGACGGGCACCTTCACATCTGATGCGCGGAAGGAATCGACCCGTGACGGCGTGCCGCCGATCGAGCTGGTCGACCAGGACAAGCTTGTCGCCATGTTCGAGCTTGCCGAGATCGGCCTCCGGCCGAAGAAAACCTTCGATGTCGATGTAGCGTTCTTCGAGGAGTTCCGAAAGTGACGGCGTCGGAAATGGCGCTCGGGCACCCGCGGTACGCTCTCTGTCTATGAGACATCCCCCTCACGAAACTTGGGCCACCGATTGTATCCGACCGCCGGATCATTCGCCCTGTGTTTGCGTATCAGCTCCGCTTCCTTCATCGCGACCTCGCTGTCGGTCGCGGTCTCGGACTCCCAGATGATCTCCCTCCGGATCGAGAAGTCACGGCGCTGCTCCCTGGTGAAGTCCTCGGCGATGAGGCTGCCGTTGGCGCTTCCGAAGTAGTTGATGCTGTCGGTCAGATCCTTGCCGACGTAGATCTTCCCGTTCGGGTACGTGATTTTGTAGATCACTTTCATCTCGTCGCCGCCGAGAGCCTTTCGAATCTGCCCCGCGGGTGCTCCATGTCGATCGCCGAGAATGGGCAGTCGTTGATGCTGTCCTCTATCTGGGCCAGCTCGTCGAACTTCGCATGGGCGCGAATCAAGTGCTTCATGTCGGTGATCGACCCCGTGACCCGCTGGTTGCCGTTCCTGTAGATCTCGGCGACGTCCGACCTCTGCTCAGGCCAGACTTTGCCGATCTCAGCGGCCACCTGCTCGAGGGACTTGAGCTCGGCGGCCGGGCGAATCCGCGTGAAGAGGGAGTCCTGGTGAACGATGAGGACGAGCAGCGGTCCCTTGTCGAGCTTGAGGAGGTCGACCACCCAGGCGCCGGTGTCGACCGCGGGCAGCGCGGCGTACCGCATCTTCCACCGCTTGGCCGCCTTGGCCGTCAACGCGATCACGTCGTCACCTCCTCGCGCAGCGTGGAACGACTCTACCGCAGCGTTCGGCAGCTCGTCCATGCCCGGGAAGCTCGCGTCTGACCGTTCCGTCGACGCCTCTTCTCGCTCGTTCTCTCCGCCGCGCGGGATTCGGACCGATCCGACTTATCGGACCTATCCGACCGATAGGTCGCGCGGCAGGCGGAAGAGCGACAGGGACCGGCGTCAGCCTCCGCCCTGGTGAGGTCTTTTTTCAGGGCTTCTCCGAGCAGTGTTATAGTTCGCCAGGGTCGAACTTTGTCGCGGAACATGTTTCATATCGATTTGCCAGAGCCAAAGTGCGCTCATGCTGCCTACGCGCGCGAAGAGTCGCCGAGGGGGATGAGATGAAGTCTTTCGGAACGATCCTGCCGTCCGCGTTCGCGGCCGGGATTCTGGTGATGGTCGCCTGCGGAGACGAGGACTATAGGCTCTGCTCGCCGGGAGACGTCCGAGAGTGTACCTGCGAGGGCGAATGGAGTGGCATGACCTTCGAGAGCACCCAAGTCTGCAACTCGGACGGGACCGGGTGGTACTGGTGTGATTGCCAGTTGCCGGATTGCGACGTCGACGCCGACACGGATAGCGACACCGACGACGATACCGACGCGGACACGGACACGAATACCGATACGGACTCGGACACACACGCGGATGCGGGTGCGGATGCAGCTCCCTCCGAAGAATAGCGACCGGCCGGTCGCCCCTACTCGATGATCGCGGGCTCCGCCGCCACCGCGCCGTCCATGCCGAGCAGCTCCCCCACCGAGAAGCCGACGAACGGCTGCTGCGGCACCGGGATCGCACCGGCCGCGACCCAGAACACGAGCTCCTCGGGCGAGAAGACGATCTGGTAGAGGGCGCCGTTGGTCGCGAGGCTCGAGTCGTTGTCGAAGTCGTCGATCGAGCTCTCCTCGAACGTGTAGGGGTTCACGCGGTCCCGCAGGATCTCGACGAGCACCTCGGGATCGATCTCGCCGTAGCGCGTGTCCACGCCGTCCGGGGCCGCGA from Pseudomonadota bacterium encodes the following:
- a CDS encoding peroxiredoxin, which gives rise to MAPGSLQRGESWLPSSGGEAKRNALARREGTMSLVGQKAPEWTAVAHVNGVQKTLCGADFAGRWYVLYWYPMDFTFVCPTEIKGFQKLLGDFEDEKVAVIGASTDSFYTHKAWFADRETFPQEITHPIVADTSHSLSRAFGVLKEDQGVAFRATAVVDGQGVVRAVSVNDLSVGRNPQEVLRTVQALLSGGLCGAGWKKGDKFVG
- a CDS encoding DsbA family protein, translating into MRRLETPAGEAWRELVEAPIALIVLAKSTCPVCRAWTEELSAFLETDRRWTELRVGRIFLYEEDDRSEEAADDEEEDGTPDAIARALTAATGPRGGFARANRDWLGEVQDLPHNVLYVRGERVKSWPGAGLDRLINRLEGIAG
- a CDS encoding restriction endonuclease; its protein translation is MTLRPFPGGHGVLAVNPLVTFKVLFQCKRYKDGRQVNVSQVRDFRGAMAGRADKGIILTTGTFTSDARKESTRDGVPPIELVDQDKLVAMFELAEIGLRPKKTFDVDVAFFEEFRK
- a CDS encoding GIY-YIG nuclease family protein: MKVIYKITYPNGKIYVGKDLTDSINYFGSANGSLIAEDFTREQRRDFSIRREIIWESETATDSEVAMKEAELIRKHRANDPAVGYNRWPKFREGDVS